In the genome of Candoia aspera isolate rCanAsp1 chromosome 1, rCanAsp1.hap2, whole genome shotgun sequence, one region contains:
- the LOC134488271 gene encoding cytochrome P450 2H2-like, translating to MESFGVTSILVFVTCLFFMTFWRKTSQSKRLPPGPCPLPLIGNFLQLDTKNFPKSLEKLSQKYGPVFTIYLGSTPAVVLYGHDVVMEALVAQGEEFGGRGESPILMKTANGTGIGFSNGETWKQLRQFAETTLNMLGMSQNIEKKIQEETGFLVERLKSTNGRTFEPTCFLSQTTTNILCSVAFGKRFNYEDKDFLRFLHLLDENAHLQSYTMTKLYNIFPTILDYLPGSHQKIFKNTDELKQFVSRQAKMHQETLQPEHPRDFIDAFLIKMEQERQNSYSVFDLQSLVRSTLDLFTAGAESTSLVLKYGLLVLMKYPKVQEKVLQEIDGVIGPSQRACMADLDKMPYTDAVIHEIHRCLALVPLNVPRAVIKDTFFRQYLIPKGTTVFPALKSSLYDSREFPNPQQFDVGHFLDKKGALRKSEFFIPFSTGKRVCMGKKLVDIAVFVVLTTILQHFTLKPLGDPDDLDISPTAGFLTVAPKSYQLSVAPR from the exons ATGGAGTCTTTTGGAGTTACGAGTATTCTGGTCTTCGTGACCTGCCTTTTTTTCATGACATTCTGGAGAAAGACCTCTCAGAGTAAGAGGCTGCCTCCTGGCCCTTGCCCGCTCCCCTTGATTGGAAACTTTCTGCAGCTGGATACCAAGAATTTCCCCAAATCTCTGGAGAAG CTAAGTCAGAAGTATGGACCAGTATTCACCATCTACTTGGGCTCTACACCAGCTGTGGTGCTGTACGGACATGATGTAGTGATGGAGGCCTTGGTTGCACAAGGAGAGGAGTTTGGTGGCAGAGGAGAATCTCCCATACTTATGAAAACTGCCAATGGAACAG GAATTGGCTTCAGCAACGGGGAAACATGGAAACAACTCCGTCAGTTTGCAGAGACTACACTAAACATGTTGGGCATGAGCCAGAATATTGAGAAGAAAATCCAGGAGGAGACTGGTTTCTTAGTGGAGAGACTAAAGAGCACAAATG GAAGGACATTTGAACCTACCTGCTTCCTCAGCCAGACAACAACCAATATCCTATGTTCAGTTGCCTTTGGGAAACGCTTTAATTATGAAGACAAGGATTTCCTGAGATTCCTTCACTTATTGGATGAAAATGCGCACCTTCAATCCTACACAATGACAAAG CTCtataatatttttccaacaatctTGGATTATCTTCCTGGATCTCATcagaagatatttaaaaatacagacgAGTTAAAACAGTTTGTTTCAAGGCAGGCGAAAATGCACCAGGAGACTCTACAGCCTGAGCATCCAAGAGATTTCATCGATGCCTTTCTTATCAAAATGGAGCAG GAGAGACAGAACAGTTACTCTGTCTTTGATCTCCAGAGTTTGGTGAGGAGCACGTTAGACCTTTTCACTGCAGGGGCAGAATCCACCAGCCTTGTCCTGAAATACGGACTCCTGGTTCTCATGAAGTACCCCAAAGTACAAG AGAAAGTTCTTCAAGAAATTGATGGTGTGATTGGCCCATCACAAAGGGCCTGCATGGCAGATCTTGATAAGATGCCCTACACAGATGCCGTAATCCACGAGATTCATCGGTGCCTGGCTCTTGTACCACTGAATGTGCCACGTGCTGTGATCAAGGATACATTCTTCAGGCAATATCTCATTCCCAAG GGAACTACCGTATTTCCTGCTCTGAAGTCCTCCTTGTATGACAGTAGAGAATTCCCCAACCCACAGCAGTTTGATGTTGGGCACTTCTTGGACAAAAAGGGAGCTCTGAGAAAGAGTGAATTCTTCATCCCTTTTTCCACAG GCAAGCGGGTCTGTATGGGCAAGAAATTGGTAGACATCGCAGTCTTTGTGGTCCTGACTACTATTCTGCAGCATTTTACTCTGAAGCCACTGGGGGATCCTGATGATCTTGATATATCACCAACAGCTGGTTTTCTGACAGTTGCCCCCAAATCCTACCAGCTCAGTGTTGCCCCTCGCTAA